One part of the Candidatus Eisenbacteria bacterium genome encodes these proteins:
- a CDS encoding dephospho-CoA kinase: MKSTDRGSLCVGVSGSAGSGKSTLCRLWTGRGAGCLDADAVGQALLRAGSPVFARLVEAFGRDALGPDGDFDRRRLGARVFADRMELQKLNSLVHPPLIAELHRRLEAFRAAPGPSRVLILDAALLAEWGDATLYDRLVVVTAPRAAKLERLRAQRGLDEAAAAARLDAQMPDAGRVKLADHVVVNDGDLVRLEREAARLWDEWQGWLARGGLPEGRGN, translated from the coding sequence TTGAAATCCACTGATCGCGGCAGCCTGTGCGTGGGGGTGAGCGGCTCCGCCGGCTCCGGGAAGTCCACGCTGTGCCGTCTGTGGACCGGGCGCGGCGCGGGCTGCCTGGACGCCGACGCGGTGGGCCAGGCGCTGCTGCGGGCGGGCTCGCCGGTGTTCGCCCGGCTCGTGGAGGCGTTCGGCCGCGACGCGCTGGGACCGGACGGCGATTTCGACCGGCGCCGTCTGGGCGCACGGGTCTTTGCTGACAGAATGGAGCTGCAGAAGCTAAACTCGCTGGTGCACCCGCCCCTGATCGCCGAGCTGCACCGGCGCCTGGAGGCGTTCCGCGCCGCCCCGGGCCCCTCGCGCGTCCTGATCCTGGACGCGGCACTGCTGGCCGAGTGGGGGGATGCCACCCTGTACGATCGGCTGGTGGTGGTCACCGCGCCCCGCGCGGCGAAGCTCGAGCGCTTGCGCGCCCAGCGCGGCCTGGACGAGGCCGCCGCCGCGGCGCGGCTGGACGCGCAGATGCCCGATGCCGGGCGGGTGAAGCTGGCCGACCACGTGGTGGTCAACGACGGCGACCTTGTGCGCCTGGAGCGGGAGGCCGCAAGGCTGTGGGACGAGTGGCAGGGGTGGCTCGCGCGCGG